The following DNA comes from Anaerostipes rhamnosivorans.
AGAGATGAAGAAGAATTATACTGCTTACGCAAAGTGGAGCAAAATAAAAGTTTCAAGGCCTGCCATTACTTCCTTAAGAAATCCGGTTTCAGGGAAGTTAACAGTGAATTACTCAAGGCTTAGCCATATTTCAGGATATGAGATTGTCTGCTCCAGAGGGCGTGACTTTTCATCCAAAGACAAAACAGTGAGGACCAAAGCCGCTGCCAAGACATTGACAGGACTTCAGTCTAACAAAGGCTATTATGTAAAAGTCAGGGGTTACAGATATGACTCCATGGGAAGCAGGGTCTATGGGTCATACAGCCCTGCACGGATAGGGAATTCCATTCATTATCATTTAAAAAGGGGCAAAAACTCAGCCGGTAACTTGATCCGTTACTTTAAAACGAAAGTGACACTCAAAAATCCGGTAAGAAAAGGATACAGGTTCAAAGGCTGGTTCACAAATAAAAAATGTACCAGGCGGATCCGCGTTATTCCAAAGAATAGGCAGAAGAACTATCATCTCTACGCAAAGTGGAGAAAAAGACATTAAGATCAGGTTGAAACAGGAGGTTTAAAATTGGAACATCAATATAAGTGGGAAAGAACGGGCAGCAGAGATTTTTCTAAAGTCTATAGGTTAATGACGGAGGCATTTCCTCCAAGCGAGATAAGAAATGAGACAGGCCAGAGAAGTCTGCTGGGACATCCAGGATATCAGCTTTACACTGCAAAAAAGGAAGAGGAGGTGCACGGTCTTTTGGCTGTGTGGGTATTTGAGACCTTTGATTTTATCGAACATTTTGCGGTGGACTCTTCTTTGAGGGGAAACGGCCTGGGAGGCAGACTGTTGAAAGATTATTTACAGTCTGTGGGGAAAACGGTATTTCTTGAAGTAGAAGCGCCGGTAACAGAGCTTGCAAAGCGGAGGATCGGATTTTATGAAAGGTCCGGGTTCTATCTCAACGATTTTGATTATATACAGCCGGATCTGCAGAAGGGCCACGAGCCTCTGCTGCTGAAGAATATGACATATCCCTCCAAGTCTTCTCCGGAAGATTTTGAGTATATGAAACAGCATATTTTTGATACGGTATACAAGTCATATCTCAACACTTGATTTTATCATAACTCATAAAATCAAGCCTTCCGTGTGATACTTTATAGGAGTGGATTTATAATCTTAGAAATCACAGGAGGGAATGAAACTATGGAACCAAGAAAACAGCGTATTTTTGGCTATGTCAGGGTGTCTGCCAGAGACCAGAATATTGATCGGCAGATGGTCGTCATGGAAAAGCTGAAGATACCCAAAAACAATCTGTTCATTGATAAGCTTTCTGGCAAAGACTTTAACCGGCCTAATTACAAGCGGATGGTTAAAAGGATGAGAGCCGGTGATGTTCTGTATATCAAATCCATTGACCGTCTGGGCAGGGATTACACAGAGATCATTGAACAGTGGAGGATTATAACTAAAAAGAAAAAAGCAGATATTGTTGTTGTGGATTTTCCGTTACTGGACACTAGAAAAAAGGATAAAGACCTGACCGGAACGTTTATCGCGGATCTGGTCCTGCAGATTCTTTCTTATGTGGCCCAGACAGAACGGGAAAACATCAAACAAAGGCAAAGAGAAGGCATTACGGCGGCAAAAGCAAAGGGTGTGCGCTTTGGACGTCCTGCCAAAGATGTGCCAGAAGATTTCTTAGAAATTTACGAAAAATGGAAAAAGAAAAAAATCAGTCTTCGAGAGGCGGCAAGAAGGCTTGAGGTAGATCATAATACCTTTAAAAAATGGGCATCCCAGATTACGGTCTGACACCTGTACTAGTATCTGTGCCTGGTGAAAAACGTAGACTTTTTTCCACGGCGAATAAATTACATAACAATCTATAAAAAAGCCCAGAATTCCGAGGAATTCCGCTTTTGCAACAAATTATAGCATATGTTTGGAAAAAAGTCTGCTTTAATCACCAGGCGTACTTTTTGTACAATAATATATGTGAGCAGAGGATGGGAGGATATAAAGTATGGCAGAACAGCAACTGTTAGATTTTTTAGCAGAAAAAAGTGGATGTGCATATCTTTCGGAACTCCGGGATGGGACAAAAAACAGAGAGATCAGCCGGATTCTGGACAAAGTAGACGCAGATAAGTTCAGTATGAAGGACTGGAAGGATGCCATAGAGTATTTTACAGATGCAAAATTAAACATACAGGATCAAAAAAGTGCAAAAGTATTTCTGAAGAAGCACTTCTCAGGAAAATACAGTAAATAATTTCACAATTTTATATTTTTGCATAATATAAAAGAAAAAGGAATCGTATTAGCATGAGCTTTTGTGAAAATATATGGGATCCTGATCAGGAAGAAAGCATAAAGATCCAGGGCGGCACGATAGAACATATCATGCGGGCCGGGACTGTGGATTATGTGAAAACAGTGTGCTTTCTTCCACAAAGTAAGAAGAAACAGTCCGTTGTCATATTGATCGCAGATGACCATACATTAATTCAATGCAATGACGGGAAAAGAATCACTTCCAGGGATCTGAGGGAAGGTATGAGAATTGACGCATGGATCTCTGTGTCGATGACAAGAAGTATCCCGCCTCAGACCAGAGCCTAT
Coding sequences within:
- a CDS encoding GNAT family N-acetyltransferase — protein: MEHQYKWERTGSRDFSKVYRLMTEAFPPSEIRNETGQRSLLGHPGYQLYTAKKEEEVHGLLAVWVFETFDFIEHFAVDSSLRGNGLGGRLLKDYLQSVGKTVFLEVEAPVTELAKRRIGFYERSGFYLNDFDYIQPDLQKGHEPLLLKNMTYPSKSSPEDFEYMKQHIFDTVYKSYLNT
- a CDS encoding recombinase family protein, producing MEPRKQRIFGYVRVSARDQNIDRQMVVMEKLKIPKNNLFIDKLSGKDFNRPNYKRMVKRMRAGDVLYIKSIDRLGRDYTEIIEQWRIITKKKKADIVVVDFPLLDTRKKDKDLTGTFIADLVLQILSYVAQTERENIKQRQREGITAAKAKGVRFGRPAKDVPEDFLEIYEKWKKKKISLREAARRLEVDHNTFKKWASQITV